A single window of Salvia splendens isolate huo1 chromosome 8, SspV2, whole genome shotgun sequence DNA harbors:
- the LOC121743911 gene encoding protein GRAVITROPIC IN THE LIGHT 1-like, translated as MYCIPLFHFIFLSFSISLFHQFDPAMEPPSRPKSRIAQTLSRLISCSRIRSKKPQEDLQRCDSHHSDEEDANQEEEESCARAAMEAFVAKLFASVSAAKAAYAELQLAQIPYNRDAIRSADQAVVDQLKALSDLKQRYANQQIDSSPPHETLMLGKIQEHQSLVKTYEITMKQMQAEIDAKEARIASLQNHLLKSVEIERKMNASGSISILDGIGFSDVSHNDFALVLHYLLKSVRGFVKLLIREMESANWDIDAAADAIHHDVVFKKSDDRAFAIESFVCREIFSGFTSPGFGDEIHEHDRRRFFFDQFRVLRSVSAINFAKQSPNSLFGKFLKSKYLEVVHPKMESSFSGNLYQKEMVDSGEFPETDFFKAFAEMGRRLWLLHSLSLSFECHVSVFQVRRNSKFSQVYMESVTDELVSGEVLRVAFTVVPGFKVGQTVVQSQVYLSRLN; from the coding sequence ATGTATTGTATCCCTCTTTTCCATTTCATCTTCCTCTCCTTTTCCATAAGCTTATTCCATCAATTCGATCCTGCAATGGAGCCACCATCCCGCCCCAAAAGCAGAATCGCCCAAACTCTCTCAAGACTCATCAGCTGCTCAAGAATCCGCTCCAAGAAGCCACAAGAAGACCTCCAACGCTGCGATTCCCATCACTCCGACGAGGAAGATGCCAACCAGGAGGAGGAGGAGTCCTGCGCCCGCGCCGCCATGGAGGCCTTCGTCGCGAAGCTATTCGCCTCCGTCTCCGCCGCCAAGGCGGCTTACGCCGAGCTCCAATTGGCTCAGATCCCGTACAACCGCGACGCGATTCGGTCCGCCGACCAAGCCGTCGTCGATCAGCTGAAGGCGCTCTCCGACCTCAAGCAGCGCTACGCGAATCAACAGATCGATTCGTCGCCGCCGCACGAGACGCTCATGCTGGGGAAGATTCAAGAGCATCAGTCGCTGGTGAAGACCTACGAGATCACCATGAAGCAAATGCAGGCCGAGATCGACGCCAAGGAGGCCCGAATCGCGTCTCTGCAGAACCACCTGCTGAAATCCGTCGAGATCGAGAGGAAGATGAATGCAAGCGGATCCATCTCGATTCTCGACGGAATCGGATTCTCCGACGTCAGCCATAACGATTTCGCACTTGTTTTGCACTACTTGTTGAAATCGGTGCGCGGATTCGTCAAGCTTCTGATTCGCGAAATGGAGTCGGCGAATTGGGATATCGACGCCGCCGCGGATGCGATCCACCACGACGTCGTTTTTAAAAAGAGCGATGATAGAGCCTTCGCGATTGAATCATTTGTCTGCAGAGAGATTTTCTCCGGTTTCACCTCTCCCGGATTCGGCGACGAGATACATGAACATGACCGCCGCCGTTTTTTCTTCGATCAATTTAGGGTTTTACGGTCGGTGAGTGCGATCAATTTCGCGAAACAAAGCCCTAATTCGTTGTTTGGGAAATTTTTGAAATCGAAATACCTTGAGGTGGTGCACCCGAAGATGGAGTCCTCGTTTTCCGGCAATCTGTACCAGAAAGAAATGGTGGATTCTGGCGAGTTTCCGGAAACGGATTTCTTCAAAGCGTTTGCTGAGATGGGGAGGAGGCTCTGGCTGCTGCATAGCTTGTCGTTGTCGTTTGAGTGCCATGTCAGCGTATTTCAAGTGAGGCGCAATTCAAAGTTCTCTCAAGTGTACATGGAAAGCGTGACGGATGAGCTGGTTTCTGGCGAGGTACTCAGGGTGGCGTTCACGGTGGTTCCTGGTTTTAAGGTCGGGCAGACGGTGGTGCAGAGCCAGGTGTATCTGAGCCGCCTGAATTGA